In Antennarius striatus isolate MH-2024 chromosome 8, ASM4005453v1, whole genome shotgun sequence, a single window of DNA contains:
- the septin9b gene encoding septin 9b isoform X4: MTCTCSEMYDIHETESLWSEVNLSHSNMSDSAKLHHPNPQGKGEKTHGSDFSYVGIDAILEQMRRKAMKQGFEFNIMVVGQSGLGKSTLMNTLFKSKVSRKSVQPDPEERIPKTIDIKSISHDIEEKGVRMKLTVIDTPGFGDQINNENCWQPIMKFINDQYEAYLQEEININRKKRIPDSRVHCCIYFIPPTGHCLRPLDVEFMRRLSNVVNIVPVIAKADTLTLEERDYFKQTIREELRANGIDVYPQKEFDEDAEDRLINDKIREMIPFAVVGSDQEYQVNGKRILGRKTKWGTIEVENIAHCEFAYLRDLLIRTHMQNIKDITGNIHYETYRVRRLNESNAHFSSHSSDHPTVQPKVNGQPEEQPSTLQANGVTAQHEAQSHEM, encoded by the exons ATGACGTGTACTTGCAGTGAGATGTACGACATCCACGAGACGGAAAGCCTTT ggtcagaggtcaacctgAGCCACAGCAACATGTCGGATTCTGCCAAACTCCACCACCCAAACCCGCAGGGCAAGGGAGAGAAGACCCATGGCAGCGACTTCAGCTACGTGGGCATCGATGCCATCCTAGaacagatgaggaggaaggcCATGAAGCAGGGCTTTGAGTTTAACATCATGGTTGTGG GACAAAGTGGTCTTGGGAAGTCCACTCTGATGAACACCCTATTCAAATCCAAGGTGAGCCGGAAGTCGGTGCAGCCCGACCCGGAGGAGAGAATCCCCAAAACCATCGACATCAAGTCCATCAGTCACG ATATTGAGGAGAAGGGAGTGAGGATGAAGCTGACAGTAATCGACACTCCGGGCTTCGGGGATCAAATCAACAATGAAAATTG CTGGCAGCCCATAATGAAATTCATCAATGACCAGTATGAAGCCTACTTACAAGAGGAAATCAACAtcaacaggaagaagaggatcCCAGACTCCAGGGTCCACTGCTGCATATACTTCATACCACCCACAGGCCACTG tctCAGGCCTCTGGATGTGGAGTTCATGAGACGTCTCAGTAACGTGGTCAACATCGTTCCTGTCATCGCAAAGGCCGACACACTGACCCTAGAGGAGAGGGATTACTTCAAGCAGACG ATTAGGGAAGAGCTGCGAGCCAACGGAATAGACGTGTACCCTCAGAAAGAGTTTgacgaggatgcagaagacaggctgaTCAATGACAAAATCAGG GAGATGATCCCTTTTGCTGTTGTGGGCAGTGACCAGGAGTACCAGGTGAACGGCAAGAGGATTCTGGGAAGGAAAACAAAGTGGGGCACCATAGAGG TGGAGAATATTGCACACTGTGAGTTTGCTTACTTGAGAGACCTTCTCATCAG GACGCACATGCAGAACATCAAGGATATCACAGGCAACATCCACTATGAGACGTATCGCGTCCGCCGCTTAAATGAATCCAATGCACACTTCAGCTCACACTCGTCTGATCATCCTACTGTTCAGCCAAAGGTCAATGGTCAGCCTGAGGAGCAGCCCAGCACCCTGCAGGCCAACGGGGTGACTGCTCAGCACGAAGCCCAGTCCCACGAGATGTAA
- the septin9b gene encoding septin 9b isoform X5, which produces MSDSAKLHHPNPQGKGEKTHGSDFSYVGIDAILEQMRRKAMKQGFEFNIMVVGQSGLGKSTLMNTLFKSKVSRKSVQPDPEERIPKTIDIKSISHDIEEKGVRMKLTVIDTPGFGDQINNENCWQPIMKFINDQYEAYLQEEININRKKRIPDSRVHCCIYFIPPTGHCLRPLDVEFMRRLSNVVNIVPVIAKADTLTLEERDYFKQTIREELRANGIDVYPQKEFDEDAEDRLINDKIREMIPFAVVGSDQEYQVNGKRILGRKTKWGTIEVENIAHCEFAYLRDLLIRTHMQNIKDITGNIHYETYRVRRLNESNAHFSSHSSDHPTVQPKVNGQPEEQPSTLQANGVTAQHEAQSHEM; this is translated from the exons ATGTCGGATTCTGCCAAACTCCACCACCCAAACCCGCAGGGCAAGGGAGAGAAGACCCATGGCAGCGACTTCAGCTACGTGGGCATCGATGCCATCCTAGaacagatgaggaggaaggcCATGAAGCAGGGCTTTGAGTTTAACATCATGGTTGTGG GACAAAGTGGTCTTGGGAAGTCCACTCTGATGAACACCCTATTCAAATCCAAGGTGAGCCGGAAGTCGGTGCAGCCCGACCCGGAGGAGAGAATCCCCAAAACCATCGACATCAAGTCCATCAGTCACG ATATTGAGGAGAAGGGAGTGAGGATGAAGCTGACAGTAATCGACACTCCGGGCTTCGGGGATCAAATCAACAATGAAAATTG CTGGCAGCCCATAATGAAATTCATCAATGACCAGTATGAAGCCTACTTACAAGAGGAAATCAACAtcaacaggaagaagaggatcCCAGACTCCAGGGTCCACTGCTGCATATACTTCATACCACCCACAGGCCACTG tctCAGGCCTCTGGATGTGGAGTTCATGAGACGTCTCAGTAACGTGGTCAACATCGTTCCTGTCATCGCAAAGGCCGACACACTGACCCTAGAGGAGAGGGATTACTTCAAGCAGACG ATTAGGGAAGAGCTGCGAGCCAACGGAATAGACGTGTACCCTCAGAAAGAGTTTgacgaggatgcagaagacaggctgaTCAATGACAAAATCAGG GAGATGATCCCTTTTGCTGTTGTGGGCAGTGACCAGGAGTACCAGGTGAACGGCAAGAGGATTCTGGGAAGGAAAACAAAGTGGGGCACCATAGAGG TGGAGAATATTGCACACTGTGAGTTTGCTTACTTGAGAGACCTTCTCATCAG GACGCACATGCAGAACATCAAGGATATCACAGGCAACATCCACTATGAGACGTATCGCGTCCGCCGCTTAAATGAATCCAATGCACACTTCAGCTCACACTCGTCTGATCATCCTACTGTTCAGCCAAAGGTCAATGGTCAGCCTGAGGAGCAGCCCAGCACCCTGCAGGCCAACGGGGTGACTGCTCAGCACGAAGCCCAGTCCCACGAGATGTAA